A DNA window from Primulina tabacum isolate GXHZ01 chromosome 12, ASM2559414v2, whole genome shotgun sequence contains the following coding sequences:
- the LOC142520164 gene encoding uncharacterized protein LOC142520164, protein MFVEEQAAHQEREENVEVHHSRVEETQPLQSGEISEMGEMWKEIRRLREQVGSRAPVPKRGSPFSLAILEEGLPPNFRQSNVGEYDGHTDPEEHLGRFENAALLHQYSDGVSSKRHQKNYLSLFVMKQQEAETLRDFFQRFNTAALEIPAATPDIMISAFTQGLRGGERMENRPEGSRVEGAERGGKKRGAGERDEDRTKGRRQFSSHVPLNRSRDKVMEVRESGERGEKSQRVESSARPPPRGRQEGSSSGSELRSRPSSRRGRGPPWIHPRIEEPRREGRGQDVPREPAEPRRRTNEDNHPTRGMIHMISGGATDGDSGRARKAHGRRLENFEISRSANLPHDPVISFGPEDLRGIVAPHNDALVVTTTVANYDVARIFIDNGSSVNILFKSTLDQMKVEGFEFEPISTPLYGFAGHAIPPLGQIVLPLSLGHEPRRVTKMTTFTVVDTPSAYNGILGRPVLKDFRAVASTYHQKLKFLVGREVGVLCGDQKVARRCYEGIVKEEGKRARVEVNMIRRGRSGLPVVRREVHEVMDEKPEIVTLGPDKKTLRIAPDLDPEVREKLITCLQANLNRFSWSAQELTGTSPDVAEHRLNILPNSRLVKQKKRHFGPEKDIVIKKEVGELLSAGHIREVQFSTWLSNVVLVPKSSGKWRMCVDFRDLNKACPKDCYPLPRIDQLVDSTAGHQYLCMLDAYQGYHQIPLAVEDQDKVSFITSEGTFCYVVMPFGLKNAGATYQRLMDKVFSKQVGRNVEVYVDDIMVKSKDSVLLIPELVETFSTLRSYGLKLNPQKCIFGVKSGKFLGYMVTERGIEANPEKVQAIQNMVSPQGPKDVQQLAGRIAALAHFISRSVHRSLPFFRTLRKAKKFEWGPDCEKAFTELKEYLAELPVLAKPAAGEPLWVYLSATEGAVSSVLVKLDGSVQQPVYYVSHALKGAEIRYSGLEKLALALVMTARRLRPYFLSHPIVVLTNSPLGRILTHSDISGRLVYVDGSSSKDGSGVGVVLISPAGEEVKLAVRLDFRASNNEAEYEAVLAGLRAAINVGATWVLIFSDSQLVAQQMKGMYDVKDEKLIEYAREVNRIREKFTEITFEQIPRKENEKADTLAKMAGTMGSWKNRDVVFQIELTPHTSSPAVEQEEEAWRTDIIDYLKEGKLPDNPREARKLKIKCSRYVMVGDVLFRTSFAGPLLRCLSYKEADYVLREVHEGCCGNHLGAYALARKVLLAGYSWPSVLHDAQELVMSCDSCQRHARLNHRPAAMMKAVTAACPFD, encoded by the exons atgtttgtAGAGGAACAGGCCGCCCATCAGGAGCGggaggaaaatgttgaggtcCATCATAGCAGGGTTGAAGAGACGCAACCCCTCCAGAGTGGGGAGATTAGTGAGATGGGAGAGATGTGGAAAGAGATAAGGAGGTTGAGGGAGCAGGTGGGAAGCAGGGCGCCGGTACCTAAGAGAGGAAGCCCCTTTTCACTAGCCATCTTGGAGGAAGGGCTTCCTCCGAATTTCCGACAATCAAACGTTGGAGAGTATGACGGACATACAGAccctgaggaacacttggggagatttgagaatgcggctctgtTACACCAATATTCGGAcggagtcag cagcaagaggcaTCAAAAGAACTATTTGAGTCTGTTtgtgatgaaacagcaagaggCTGAAACGTTGCGGGATTTTTTCCAGCGCTTCAACACTGCAGCGCTagaaataccagcggctacccctgacatcatgataagtgcctttacaCAAGGACTAAGGGGAGGAGA GAGGATGGAAAACCGGCCCGAAGGAAGTAGGGTGGAGGGAGCCGAGAGAGGTGGAAAGAAGAGGGGTGCAGGGGAAAGAGATGAGGACAGAACCAAAGgtagaagacaattctcatcacatgttccTCTGAATAGGAGTCGGGataaggtgatggaggtgagggagtcaGGGGAGAGGGGGGAGAAGTCGCAGAGGGTTGAGAGCAGTGCTCGACCTCCGCCACGGGGTAGACAAGAAGGGTCCTCGTCCGGGAGTGAGCTGAGATCTCGCCCGTCTTCTAGGCGGGGtcgaggccctccatggatacaTCCGAGGATCGAAGAGCCGAGAAGAGAGGGTCGAGGTCAGGATGTCCCTCGGGAGCCCGCTGAACCGAGGAGGAGAACGAATGAGGATAATCACCcgacgagaggaatgattcatatgatctcagggggtgctactgatggggATTCCGGGCGAGCGCGGAAGGCGCATGGGAGGAGGTtggagaattttgaaatatcgagGAGTGCGAACTTACCCCATGATCCTGTCATCAGTTTTGGGCCAGAGGATCTCCGAGGCATTGTGGCTcctcataacgatgccttggtggtgacgacCACCGTTGCCAATTACGATGTGGCACGaatctttattgataatggaagctctgtTAATATCCTGTTCAAGAGTACTCTGGATCAGatgaaggtggaaggatttgagtttgagccaaTCTCCACTCCTCTATATGGGTTCGCAGGACATGCCATCCCGCCGCTGGGTCAAATTGTCCTTCCTTTATCTTTGGGGCATGAGCCTCGGCGGGTGACCAAGATGACGACATTTACTGTGGTGGACACCCCATCCGCTTACAATGGAATTCTGGGGCGACCAGTCCTAAAGGATTTCAGAGCTGTAGCGTCCACGTATCATCAGAAGTTGAAGTTTCTTGTGGGGAGGGAGGTTGGAGTCTTATGTGGGGACCAGAAAGTCGCTCGTCGGTGTTATGAGGGGATAGTGAAAGAAGAGGGGAAGAGGGCACGTGTGGAGGTCAATATGATTAGAAGGGGGCGAAGCGGGTTGCCCGTGGTAAGGAGAGAGGTTCATGAGGTGATGGATGAGAAGCCGGAGATCGTGACATTGGGGCCTGACAAGAAAACTCTAAGAATAGCCCCTGACCTTGACCCAGAGGTAAGGGAAAAACTTATTACTTGTTTACAAGCTAATCTCAACAGGTTCTCTTGGTCAGCCCAAGAGCTCACAGGGACGAGTCCAGATGTAGCAGAACATCGGTTAAACATTTTGCCGAATTCTCGTCTCGTGAAGCAGAAGAAAAGACACTTCGGGCCCGAGAAAGATATAGTTATAAAAAAAGAGGTGGGAGAGTTGCTCAGTGCTGGGCACATTCGAGAGGTACAATTTTCTACTTGGCTCTCGAATGTCGTTCTTGTTCCGAAAAGTTCGGGAAAATGGAGGATGTGTGTGGACTTCAGAGATCTCAACAAGGCATGTCCTAAAGATTGTTATCCCTTGCCGCGGATAGATCAGTTGGTGGACTCCACAGCCGGACACCAGTATTTGTGCATGCTGGACGCTTATCAGGGGTACCATCAAATCCCCTTGGCCGTAGAGGATCAAGATAAAGTAAGTTTCATCACCTCCGAAGGAACTTTCTGTTACGTGGTCATGCCCTTCGGACTAAAAAATGCCGGAGCCACGTATCAGCGGTTGATGGATAAAGTCTTTTCTAAGCAGGTGGGGAGGAATGTGGAAgtgtatgtggatgacatcatgGTAAAGTCTAAGGATTCAGTCCTGCTCATACCTGAGTTAGTGGAGACCTTTTCCACCCTCAGGTCCTATGGGCTGAAGTTGAACCCTCAGAAGTGTATATTTGGGGTGAAGAGTGGGAAGTTTCTGGGTTATATGGTGACGGAGAGGGGAATTGAGGCTAACCCTGAGAAAGTTCAAGCTATCCAAAATATGGTCTCTCCTCAGGGGCCCAAAGATGTTCAGCAGTTGGCAGGGAGGATTGCTGCGCTGGCACATTTTATCTCGAGATCCGTCCATAGAAGTTTACCTTTTTTCCGGACCCTGCGAAAGGCGAAAAAATTTGAGTGGGGGCCGGATTGCGAGAAGGCTTTCACAGAACTGAAGGAGTACCTTGCCGAGCTTCCTGTTCTAGCCAAACCGGCAGCGGGGGAGCCTTTGTGGGTATATTTATCTGCCACTGAAGGGGCCGTGAGTTCGGTTCTTGTCAAGCTTGATGGATCAGTTCAACAGCCGGTGTACTATGTTTCGCATGCACTCAAGGGGGCAGAGATCCGATACTCGGGGTTGGAAAAGTTGGCTTTGGCGTTGGTAATGACAGCCAGACGCTTGAGGCCTTACTTCTTATCTCATCCGATTGTGGTGCTCACTAACAGTCCATTAGGCAGAATTCTCACTCATTCTGATATCTCCGGCCGCCTG GTGTATGTGGATGGTTCCTCGTCGAAGGATGGAAGTGGGGTGGGAGTagtactgatttcaccagctggGGAAGAAGTGAAGTTGGCTGTAAGGTTGGACTTTCGAGCATCCAATAATGAGgcagagtatgaggctgtgtTGGCAGGACTTCGAGCAGCCATAAATGTGGGAGCTACCTGGGTACTTATTTTTTCTGACTCACAGTTGGTAGCGCAACAGATGAAGGGGATGTatgatgtgaaagatgagaagcttATTGAGTATGCTCGAGAAGTGAACAGAATCAGAGAGAAATTCACAGAGATTACATTTGAACAGATTCccaggaaagaaaatgaaaaggcaGACACTCTAGCCAAAATGGCTGGAACGATGGGAAGTTGGAAGAATAGAGATGTGGTATTTCAAATCGAACTCACACCTCACACGAGTTCACCTGCAGTTGAGCAAGAAGAAGAGGCTTGGAGGACTGACATAATTGATTACCTGAAAGAGGGAAAGCTTCCTGATAACCCTCGCGAAGCTCGTAAGTTGAAGATAAAATGTTCACGCTATGTAATGGTTGGGGACGTGTTGTTTAGAACGTCTTTTGCAGGGCCACTTCTTCGGTGCTTAAGTTACAAAGAGGCTGATTATGTGCTCCGAGAAGTTCACGAGGGGTGTTGTGGAAATCATTTAGGGGCTTATGCATTAGCAA
- the LOC142520165 gene encoding uncharacterized protein LOC142520165: protein MTDALSNRKRRSVLNLCVNCKEGTVLLESKESSDEAHTTGLIFEYVDKCVEQVGAQNVVQIVKENATNNMIAAKLIKEKWPRILWNSCATHTVNFMLESIGKLPRFKKIIDQAKSFTIFIYTHHKTLSLIRSFTKKRDIVQPGVIGFASNFLTLQSLIEKKSSLRIMFTSDMWENCKWSKTNKEKLAYSTVMRVSFWNDVTICLKIFAPLVRVLQLVDGDRKSSMGFLYGELLRAKEDIKVAMNSVESNYQPIIVIIE, encoded by the coding sequence ATGACAGATGCATTAAGTAATAGAAAAAGAAGAAGCGTATTAAATTTGTGTGTTAATTGCAAGGAGGGTACTGTACTTTTAGAGTCTAAGGAGTCTTCAGACGAGGCACATACAACTGGACTTATTTTTGAGTATGTTGACAAGTGTGTTGAACAAGTAGGAGCTCAGAATGTTGTTCAGATTGTAAAAGAAAATGCCACCAACAATATGATTGCGGCTAAATTGATTAAAGAAAAGTGGCCAAGGATACTTTGGAATTCATGTGCAACTCATACTGTTAATTTCATGCTTGAAAGTATTGGCAAGCTTCCAAGATTTAAAAAGATTATCGACCAAGCCAAATCTTTTACAATTTTCATTTATACTCACCATAAGACTTTGTCACTGATAAGAAGTTTTACGAAGAAAAGAGACATAGTCCAGCCAGGAGTTATCGGGTTTGCATCAAACTTCCTCACATTGCAAAGTTTGATCGAGAAAAAATCTAGTTTAAGGATCATGTTTACAAGTGATATGTGGGAGAACTGTAAATGGTCAAAGACAAACAAAGAGAAATTGGCTTACTCTACTGTGATGCGCGTGAGTTTTTGGAATGATGTGACAAtttgtttgaaaatatttgctcctttgGTAAGAGTTCTCCAATTGGTTGACGGAGATAGAAAGTCATCCATGGGGTTTCTATATGGGGAGCTTCTTCGAGCTAAGGAAGATATCAAGGTGGCCATGAACAGTGTCGAATCAAATTATCAACCTATCATAGTGATTATTGAGTAA